The genomic stretch GTCGGGCTTCCGACATGATCGGCTCGACAAAATCGCGATGGACCACGGCAGGTGCTGTGCGCGCAGCAGACACAATACGGTGGAGCATGTCTGGGATGCGTTCGGCCCGTCGGTATTCGAGTGCTCGAAACGAGTCTTCGAAGAGCACGTGAAACGCGTTGAGCACCGAGTCGCTCGTGATGAAGACCGGACCGGCCAGGTAGGGGACGAACGACTGGCGCACGGATGCGCCGAAGGCTACTCCATGCTGCTCGAGCTGGCGCTGCAGCGTGGGTTCGAGGGATTCCGGTTGTAGCTCCCGCTCGTCCGCTGGACGCGACGCCGGAGGGGGAGGCGGCGGCAACAGGATATCCGTTGATTGAACTCCATCCGCATCGGCGGAGGGCCGAGTCTCGGCTGCTTCGTGCTCCGCGGCCATGCGCTCGTACTCGCGATCGCAGACCTCGTCCTCGCGTTCCTCCAGCTGAAGGTAATGAGCGATCGTGAGGGAGGGAATCCGCTCGTGCTGCACATCCAACCAAGCGCGCTGCTCTTCGAGGCTCATCGTCTCCCACGATTCCGCATCGATCCACGCCGTGGGATCCGGGCGCAGCGGAGGTGGCGGAACTTCGACCGCGAGACCGGAGGTGGCCCACGCGGCGGCAAAGACCGAGAGAACAGCGCCGCGAAGGGACCTGAACGGTGAGCTTGGACGAGGCCCGGACATGCTTCCGAGCATCGACGATTATTTGCGACTCACGAGCCCGAAGCGGGCGGGCGCGTCCGTGCGGACGGTGGTGTCACTCCACGATCACGACGCCCTTCATGCCGACTTGGAAGTGTCCGGGAAACGAGCAGAGGAAGACGTGGCGTCCGGAGATCGTGGGGGCGTCGAAGGTGATGGTGTCGCGTTCCTTGGGCCCGAGCATGCGGGTGTGGGCGACCACGGCCTCTTTGAATTTCTCCGGGATGTATTCGGTCGAAGCTGCGAGCGCGGCGGAGGCGTTGAAGTCCATCACGTTGGTGCCTTGCAGCAGCAGCACCCAGTTGTGCCCCATCGCCTGCTTGGGCATGGAGCCGGTGTTGACCAACGTGACCGAGAGTTTCTCGCCCGGCTTCGCACGGATCTCGGAGACGCTGAAGATCATCCTGTCGTTCGCAGTGATTTCGACGGGGCGGCCCCCGCCCGGACTGCCGGAGCTGGTGTTTCCGGTCGGGGCTTTCGAGCCGCAACCGGTCGCGAGAGCAAGGGCGAAGGCGAGGAAGGGGACAAGGACGAGGCGCTGTAGTTGCATGATCCGGAGACGCTAGCCGATCGGATCGCGGGAGACCTTGACCATGGTCAAACGTGCTACGAGTTGAGGCGCATCAAAACCGGGAGATTTGTCGGCTGTATCCGCGCCTCCGTATGTGGCATTCTCAGGTCGAGGACGGTTGTGCGAGGTCGCCGCTGCGGCTCGCGTGTTCGTCCCTCCCAACCCAGCATGAACATGCCCGACTCCCCCCGAGGCTTCGAATCCATGCGCAGGGCCGCGCTCGTGGTCGCCTTGCGACAATGCAGTCTGTTCGCGTCGTTGCCGGCGGACGATCTGGAGGCGGTCGCAGAGGCGTGCACGTTGCGCACGTTGGAGCGCGACGAGACGCTCTTCCGCGAGGGACAGCGTGTGGAGGGCTTCTACGTCATGCGCTCGGGTGCGGTGAGCGTCTATCGAGTCACGCCGGACGGGCGTGAGCAGATCATCTGGGTCTTTCGTGCGCCGGAGAGTTTCGCGGAGGCCACGCTCGCGACCTTCGAGTCGTATCCAGCCAATGCGATCGCGCTGGAGGCCTCGCAGGTGATCGTGGTGCACAGAAATCCGTTTCGGGAGTTGCTGCGGCGCAAACCCGACCTCGCGCTGCACATGCTCGGCTCGATGAGCCAGCATCTCAAACACCTCGTGCAGGTCATCCAGGACTTGAAGGGGCGACAGGTGGACACGCGGCTGGCCGAGTGGATCCTGCGGCAGAGCCCTGCGGCGAGCGCCGGATGTCCGGCGGTGGTCGATCTCGCTGTCACCAAGCGCGTGCTGGCCGGTCAACTGGGCACGACGTGCGAGACCCTCTCGCGCGTCTTCGCGCGAATGAAGAAGAAGGGCGTGTTGCAGGTGAACGGGCGTCGGCTCACCGTGGTGGACGGAGTGGCGCTGCGTGCGATGGTGAACGGTGCATGACGTCGCAGGCGGCACGATGCCGCCTGCGCATCCAAAATTCGGATACGCGCCGGGAGCGCGCGTCAGTCCTCGAGGCGGCGAGGCGAGCGGGCGCGGAAGAGACTGACGAGCGAGACGAGAAACGCGCCGCCTGCGAGGGGTGCCAACCAGCCCGCGTCGAATACGCCTCCGCCGGGGCCGAGTCGGGCGAGATCGATCGTGGACTTTTTCACCACCACCTTGCCGACCATGTAGGGATGGGGCTGGCAGAAATACTCGAACTC from Opitutales bacterium ASA1 encodes the following:
- the fnr gene encoding fumarate/nitrate reduction transcriptional regulator Fnr — protein: MRRAALVVALRQCSLFASLPADDLEAVAEACTLRTLERDETLFREGQRVEGFYVMRSGAVSVYRVTPDGREQIIWVFRAPESFAEATLATFESYPANAIALEASQVIVVHRNPFRELLRRKPDLALHMLGSMSQHLKHLVQVIQDLKGRQVDTRLAEWILRQSPAASAGCPAVVDLAVTKRVLAGQLGTTCETLSRVFARMKKKGVLQVNGRRLTVVDGVALRAMVNGA